One window of Paralichthys olivaceus isolate ysfri-2021 chromosome 20, ASM2471397v2, whole genome shotgun sequence genomic DNA carries:
- the recql4 gene encoding ATP-dependent DNA helicase Q4 isoform X2 has translation MARYNEVKLLLKNWEQEFVQQHQRKPNKEDVDQAPEETRKLYKEYRDLKQAKENSSSDAASEQCKTTAEKSDCWGAHLNRSMMPVSCPKLTSEDRDSLKASSQYYGLKLKHNLATLSKEEPVSLRKSVLPGRVPFNSLKSRQIGQTHSPVVAAVTDKTTPTNPASSPFSPRVKTCLGSLVSKTLQSEESDEPFEPFELVKELSDEHLDAASSGSITKLSDLSSRVSTSKVLGSQNQNGSSPPPSSARSSALLMSLSPPSNRETSGEDFAAPGKLNDTIGASNKKYNSETIGTPRQSLGSLRGSPQFLGGFRGGAGANVAEGRPSPVSRLSFVDKKWLERCQVFGEIGAEERPGAGNQEVQAERKEEREPQGEIQGVERADKGEIDAEGERREAIDLGRDAGIKSNKSDETGADSVAQQPSKKNKEGGEEKKKKKRGEEMQREPTPPPTIEDEGETSPKSKGTKKRGRKRQREGDDTEGGVKKKRSVKKKEESSDLNPSPSRKGGKKRKTKGKGEEDGEDDEKQIKEPKKVPQENLLGEIDEEFLTKRMCQSQPVRARGMKGAEGNFVKINLKKKSHVKGYALRGMALRKQLYMQKFQLKGERFGGGGGFFGRGRRGGFRGGLNRQGDTCYKCGGTGHWAMDCKGRAPPPPVPEDGPVEEEPFELPTLEEVARATGTLQPQPLLSSPSVSEEQQQQNNEAEHKDDVLLKVIRPDYERPAPPPPMEPFYPVTDDGKVQATPADVYAALKDLGYESFRPGQEEAIMRILSGLSTLVVLSTGMGKSLCYQLPAYLYAQRSKCITLVISPLVSLMDDQLSGLPATLRAACIHSNMTMKQREAAIEKVKSGQVCVLLLSPEALVGGGGSGVGCLPSAQELPPVAFACIDEAHCVSEWSHNFRPCYLRLCKVLRERLGVQCLLGLTATATQSTALDIAQHLDITDQEGIAVRSAAVPPNLYLSVSMDREKDQALVSLLKGDRFGCLDSIIVYCTRREETARVSALLRTCLQGVLVKENKQNNSSQTQNSSSAQRKKDLARKKIRKPLKWQAETYHAGLTASERRRVQNNFMCGELRIVVATVAFGMGLDKSDVRGIIHFNMPKSFESYVQEIGRAGRDGEAAHCHLFLDPEGGDLHELRRHIYADTVDHYTVKRLVQKVFPPCKCKQIHQKQQELVKDIEDTELLEMMDVCDQEILMNPPTQQDVEDADKPKPAAAQETSHPGPLPTQEDGDEGKVKEESKEEQAVKDEGADGLCVEVKAAGDLLKDDREESSDWPRERVCHTHERAIPIQQTVEALDITEEGVETLLCYLELHPQRFVELLHPTMSVCKVSCYDGPRQLQKITKICPPVAVVLARRRMAGEKVESCDQLEFDVVEVADTMGWQLPIVKRGLRQLQWSTGRAGGRSGIQVEFSSPSFYFRSFGDLSDEEMDRVCRFLHNRVQDQERTQLYQLTACFKAFKSVAFQSVLSCVHDLDASRSLQLKNLLSEYFDKRRDREHTLKTMELEELDKYKLLDFENQIRADIRSFLSNRSDEKFSGRAVARILHGIGSPCYPALTYGRDRRYWRKYIQFDFNQLIRLATQEIIYFK, from the exons ATGGCTCGGTACAACGAGGTGAAGCTTCTGCTGAAAAACTGGGAGCAGGAGTTCGTCCAGCAGCACCAGAGGAAACCCAACAAG GAGGACGTTGATCAAGCTCCAGAAGAGACCAGGA AACTGTATAAAGAATATCGCGATTTGAAACAAGCCAAagagaacagcagcagtgatgcagCCAGCGAACAGTGTAAAACTACAGCTGAG AAGTCAGACTGCTGGGGCGCTCATCTGAATCGCAGTATGATGCCGGTGTCTTGTCCCAAACTGACATCTGAGGACAGAGATAGTCTTAAGGCCTCGTCACAATATTATGGCCTGAAGCTTAAACATAACCTGGCCACACTCAGTAAG GAGGAACCTGTCTCCCTGCGGAAATCAGTCCTTCCTGGTCGAGTTCCTTTTAACTCATTGAAAAGTCGACAGATTGGTCAAACGCACAGccctgttgttgctgctgtcactGACAAGACCACACCCACTAACCCTGCATCCAGCCCCTTTTCACCGAG AGTGAAGACTTGCTTGGGGTCTCTGGTGTCAAAGACGCTACAATCCGAGGAAAGCGATGAGCCGTTTGAACCTTTTGAACTTGTTAAAGAATTAAGTGATGAACATTTAGATGCAGCTAGTAGTGGTAGTATTACTAAATTAAGTGATTTAAGTAGTAGGGTTAGTACCAGTAAAGTACTTGGCTCACAAAATCAAAATGGCTCTagtccccctccctcctcagccAGATCTTCTGCCTTGTTGATGTCGTTGTCTCCTCCAAGTAACAGAGAAACCTCAGGAGAAGACTTTGCGGCACCAGGAAAATTAAATGACACTATTGGAGcttcaaacaaaaaatataattctGAAACAATAGGAACTCCACGTCAGAGTCTTGGTTCTTTGAGAGGAAGTCCTCAGTTTCTTGGAGGTttcagaggaggagctggagctaatGTTGCAGAAGGAAGGCCCTCTCCTGTCAGCAGGCTGAGTTTTGTTGACAAGAAGtggctggagaggtgtcagGTGTTTGGAGAGATAGGGGCAGAGGAGAGACCTGGAGCAGGCAACCAGGAGGTgcaggcagagagaaaagaagagagggaacCACAAGGAGAAATACAAGGAGTTGAAAGAGCAGACAAAGGAGAAATAgatgcagagggagaaagaagagaggcgATAGACTTAGGAAGAGATGCAGGCATTAAGAGCAATAAGAGTGATGAAACAGGTGCTGATAGTGTTGCTCAACAAccctccaaaaaaaacaaagaaggaggagaagaaaaaaagaaaaagaagagaggtgaggagatgCAAAGAGAACCAACACCACCTCCAACAATAGAGGATGAGGGTGAGACTAGTCCCAAGTCCAAAGGTacaaagaagagagggaggaagaggcagagagagggagatgacacagagggaggagtgaagaagaagaggagtgtgaaaaagaaagaggagagctCTGATTTGAATCCCAGCCCATCTCGAAAAGgagggaagaaaaggaaaactaaaggaaagggagaggaagatggagaagatGATGAGAAACAAATCAAGGAACCCAAAAAG GTGCCCCAGGAGAACTTGTTAGGAGAGATAGACGAGGAATTTCTGACGAAGAGAATGTGTCAGAGTCAGCCTGTGAGAGCCAG aggcatgaaaGGTGCTGAGGGTAACTTTGTGAAGATAAATCTGAAGAAGAAATCTCATGTCAAAGGTTACGCACTCAGAGGAATGGCTCTACGCAAACAG TTGTACATGCAGAAGTTCCAGCTGAAAGGTGAACGTTTTGGTGGAGGCGGTGGTTTCTttggcagaggaaggagaggaggctTTAGAGGGGGGCTCAATCGACAGGGTGACACCTGCTACAAGTGCGGAGGAACCGGACACTGGGCCATGGACTGCAAAGGACGAG ctcctccccctcctgttCCCGAGGACGGACCTGTTGAAGAGGAGCCGTTTGAACTTCCAACTCTGGAGGAGGTTGCCCGGGCAACTGGAACACTGCAGCCTCAGCCGCTTT TGTCATCCCCCAGTGTCAGTGAGGAGCAACAGCAACAGAATAATGAAGCGGAGCATAAAGACGACGTGTTGTTGAAAGTGATTCGTCCTGATTACGAGCGACCCGCTCCTCCGCCACCGATGGAACCATTTTATCCCGTCACAGATGATGGAAAAGTTCAGG CAACACCTGCTGATGTGTATGCAGCTCTGAAAGACCTCGGCTATGAGTCATTTCGACCAGGACAGGAGGAGGCCATCATGAGGATCCTGTCAG GTCTCTCTACCCTGGTCGTGTTGTCAACGGGAATGGGTAAATCGTTGTGCTATCAGCTTCCGGCGTACTTGTACGCTCAGAGGTCAAAATGTATCACACTGGTCATCTCACCTCTCGTCTCACTCATGGATGATCAG CTGTCTGGTCTGCCAGCCACGCTGAGGGCAGCCTGCATCCACTCCAACATGACCATGAAACAGAGGGAAGCTGCCATAGAAAAG GTGAAGTCCGGCcaggtgtgtgtgctgctcctctctccgGAGGCTCTGGTTGGTGGAGGTGGCTCAGGTGTAGGGTGTCTGCCCTCTGCTCAGGAGCTCCCTCCTGTGGCCTTTGCCTGTATAGACGAAgctcactgtgtctctgagtggtCACACAACTTCAGACCGTGTTACCTGAGGCTCTGTAAG gtATTAAGGGAGCGTTTGGGAGTGCAGTGCTTGCTGGGACTCACTGCTACGGCCACGCAATCTACTGCTCTGGACATCGCTCAGCATCTGGACATCACCGATCAAGAAGGCATCGCAGTTCGATCTGCAGCAGTGCCTCCCAAcctgtatctgtctgtgtccATGGATAGAGAGAAGGATCAG gcTTTAGTGTCCTTGTTAAAAGGCGACCGCTTTGGTTGTCTGGACTCCATCATTGTCTACTGCaccaggagagaggagactgcTCGTGTGTCAGCGCTGCTCAGGACCTGCCTGCAGGGGGTGCtggtgaaagaaaacaaacaaaacaacagcagccaGACACAAAACAGCTCCTcagcacagaggaagaaagacctGG CAAGGAAGAAGATACGTAAGCCACTGAAGTGGCAGGCTGAGACGTACCACGCCGGCCTGACAGCGTCCGAGCGCCGTCGTGTCCAGAACAACTTCATGTGCGGGGAGCTTAGAATAGTGGTGGCCACTGTGGCTTTTGGCATGGGCCTCGACAAATCTGATGTTCGTGGTATCATCCACTTCAACATGCCAAAG AGCTTTGAGAGCTACGTTCAGGAAATTGGGAGGGCAGGGAGAGACGGAGAAGCGGCCCATTGTCACCTCTTCCTGGACCCTGAG GGTGGAGACCTCCATGAGCTTCGTCGTCACATCTATGCAGACACAGTGGACCACTACACAGTGAAGAGGCTGGTCCAGAAAGTTTTCCctccatgtaaatgtaaacagataCACCAGAAACAACAGGAGCTCGTCAAG GACATTGAGGACACTGAGCTGTTGGAGATGATGGATGTGTGTGATCAGGAGATCCTCATGAACCCTCCTACTCAGCAGGACGTAGAAGACGCAGACAAAccaaaacctgctgctgcacag GAGACGTCACATCCCGGTCCGTTACCAACCCAGGAAGACGGAGATGAAGGAAAGGTAAAAGAGGAGAGCAAAGAGGAGCAGGCAGTAAAAGATGAGGGAGCTGATGgtttgtgtgtggaggtgaaggcAGCCGGAGATTTGCTGAAAGACgacagagaagagagcagtGATTGGCCCCGAGAGCGAGTGTGTCACACGCACGAGAGAGCGATTCCCATCCAACAGACTGTGGAGGCTCTGGACATCACAGAGGAAG GTGTGGAAACTCTGCTCTGTTATCTGGAGCTGCATCCTCAGCGCTTCGTCGAACTTCTTCACCCCaccatgtctgtgtgtaaagTCAGCTGCTATGATGGACCGAGACAGCTCCagaaaatcacaaaaat CTGCCCTCCCGTCGCTGTGGTCCTGGCTAGAAGGCGAATGGCGGGCGAGAAAGTGGAATCCTGTGATCAGCTGGAGTTTGACGTCGTCGAGGTTGCGGACACTATGGGATGGCAGCTTCCTATTGTAAAGAGGGGACTCAGACAGCTGCAGTGGAGCACCGGCAGAG CTGGCGGGCGTAGCGGCATCCAAGTTGAATtctcctctccgtctttctACTTCCGCTCCTTCGGTGACCTGAGCGACGAGGAGATGGACAGAGTTTGTCGGTTCCTCCATAATCGGGTGCAGGACCAAGAGAGGACACAGCTCTACCAGCTGACCGCCTGTTTTAAGGCCTTCAAGAG TGTTGCCTTCCAGAGTGTCTTGTCCTGTGTCCATGACTTGGATGCGTCCCGCAGTCTGCAGCTGAAAAACCTTCTCTCTGAATACTTTGACAAGCGGCGAGACAGAGAGCACACACTCAAAACAATGGAGCTTGAGGAGCTTgacaaatataaa CTGTTGGACTTTGAAAATCAGATCCGAGCGGACATCAGAAGTTTTCTCTCAAACCGGAGCGACGAGAAGTTTTCTGGAAGAGCTGTTGCCAGAATCCTCCACGGCATAG GCAGTCCGTGCTATCCTGCCCTGACCTACGGCCGAGACAGACGCTACTGGAGGAAGTACATTCAGTTCGACTTTAACCAGCTCATCAGACTGGCCACTCAGGAAATCATATACTTCAAGTAA
- the recql4 gene encoding ATP-dependent DNA helicase Q4 isoform X1, translating into MARYNEVKLLLKNWEQEFVQQHQRKPNKEDVDQAPEETRKLYKEYRDLKQAKENSSSDAASEQCKTTAEKSDCWGAHLNRSMMPVSCPKLTSEDRDSLKASSQYYGLKLKHNLATLSKEEPVSLRKSVLPGRVPFNSLKSRQIGQTHSPVVAAVTDKTTPTNPASSPFSPRRVKTCLGSLVSKTLQSEESDEPFEPFELVKELSDEHLDAASSGSITKLSDLSSRVSTSKVLGSQNQNGSSPPPSSARSSALLMSLSPPSNRETSGEDFAAPGKLNDTIGASNKKYNSETIGTPRQSLGSLRGSPQFLGGFRGGAGANVAEGRPSPVSRLSFVDKKWLERCQVFGEIGAEERPGAGNQEVQAERKEEREPQGEIQGVERADKGEIDAEGERREAIDLGRDAGIKSNKSDETGADSVAQQPSKKNKEGGEEKKKKKRGEEMQREPTPPPTIEDEGETSPKSKGTKKRGRKRQREGDDTEGGVKKKRSVKKKEESSDLNPSPSRKGGKKRKTKGKGEEDGEDDEKQIKEPKKVPQENLLGEIDEEFLTKRMCQSQPVRARGMKGAEGNFVKINLKKKSHVKGYALRGMALRKQLYMQKFQLKGERFGGGGGFFGRGRRGGFRGGLNRQGDTCYKCGGTGHWAMDCKGRAPPPPVPEDGPVEEEPFELPTLEEVARATGTLQPQPLLSSPSVSEEQQQQNNEAEHKDDVLLKVIRPDYERPAPPPPMEPFYPVTDDGKVQATPADVYAALKDLGYESFRPGQEEAIMRILSGLSTLVVLSTGMGKSLCYQLPAYLYAQRSKCITLVISPLVSLMDDQLSGLPATLRAACIHSNMTMKQREAAIEKVKSGQVCVLLLSPEALVGGGGSGVGCLPSAQELPPVAFACIDEAHCVSEWSHNFRPCYLRLCKVLRERLGVQCLLGLTATATQSTALDIAQHLDITDQEGIAVRSAAVPPNLYLSVSMDREKDQALVSLLKGDRFGCLDSIIVYCTRREETARVSALLRTCLQGVLVKENKQNNSSQTQNSSSAQRKKDLARKKIRKPLKWQAETYHAGLTASERRRVQNNFMCGELRIVVATVAFGMGLDKSDVRGIIHFNMPKSFESYVQEIGRAGRDGEAAHCHLFLDPEGGDLHELRRHIYADTVDHYTVKRLVQKVFPPCKCKQIHQKQQELVKDIEDTELLEMMDVCDQEILMNPPTQQDVEDADKPKPAAAQETSHPGPLPTQEDGDEGKVKEESKEEQAVKDEGADGLCVEVKAAGDLLKDDREESSDWPRERVCHTHERAIPIQQTVEALDITEEGVETLLCYLELHPQRFVELLHPTMSVCKVSCYDGPRQLQKITKICPPVAVVLARRRMAGEKVESCDQLEFDVVEVADTMGWQLPIVKRGLRQLQWSTGRAGGRSGIQVEFSSPSFYFRSFGDLSDEEMDRVCRFLHNRVQDQERTQLYQLTACFKAFKSVAFQSVLSCVHDLDASRSLQLKNLLSEYFDKRRDREHTLKTMELEELDKYKLLDFENQIRADIRSFLSNRSDEKFSGRAVARILHGIGSPCYPALTYGRDRRYWRKYIQFDFNQLIRLATQEIIYFK; encoded by the exons ATGGCTCGGTACAACGAGGTGAAGCTTCTGCTGAAAAACTGGGAGCAGGAGTTCGTCCAGCAGCACCAGAGGAAACCCAACAAG GAGGACGTTGATCAAGCTCCAGAAGAGACCAGGA AACTGTATAAAGAATATCGCGATTTGAAACAAGCCAAagagaacagcagcagtgatgcagCCAGCGAACAGTGTAAAACTACAGCTGAG AAGTCAGACTGCTGGGGCGCTCATCTGAATCGCAGTATGATGCCGGTGTCTTGTCCCAAACTGACATCTGAGGACAGAGATAGTCTTAAGGCCTCGTCACAATATTATGGCCTGAAGCTTAAACATAACCTGGCCACACTCAGTAAG GAGGAACCTGTCTCCCTGCGGAAATCAGTCCTTCCTGGTCGAGTTCCTTTTAACTCATTGAAAAGTCGACAGATTGGTCAAACGCACAGccctgttgttgctgctgtcactGACAAGACCACACCCACTAACCCTGCATCCAGCCCCTTTTCACCGAG AAGAGTGAAGACTTGCTTGGGGTCTCTGGTGTCAAAGACGCTACAATCCGAGGAAAGCGATGAGCCGTTTGAACCTTTTGAACTTGTTAAAGAATTAAGTGATGAACATTTAGATGCAGCTAGTAGTGGTAGTATTACTAAATTAAGTGATTTAAGTAGTAGGGTTAGTACCAGTAAAGTACTTGGCTCACAAAATCAAAATGGCTCTagtccccctccctcctcagccAGATCTTCTGCCTTGTTGATGTCGTTGTCTCCTCCAAGTAACAGAGAAACCTCAGGAGAAGACTTTGCGGCACCAGGAAAATTAAATGACACTATTGGAGcttcaaacaaaaaatataattctGAAACAATAGGAACTCCACGTCAGAGTCTTGGTTCTTTGAGAGGAAGTCCTCAGTTTCTTGGAGGTttcagaggaggagctggagctaatGTTGCAGAAGGAAGGCCCTCTCCTGTCAGCAGGCTGAGTTTTGTTGACAAGAAGtggctggagaggtgtcagGTGTTTGGAGAGATAGGGGCAGAGGAGAGACCTGGAGCAGGCAACCAGGAGGTgcaggcagagagaaaagaagagagggaacCACAAGGAGAAATACAAGGAGTTGAAAGAGCAGACAAAGGAGAAATAgatgcagagggagaaagaagagaggcgATAGACTTAGGAAGAGATGCAGGCATTAAGAGCAATAAGAGTGATGAAACAGGTGCTGATAGTGTTGCTCAACAAccctccaaaaaaaacaaagaaggaggagaagaaaaaaagaaaaagaagagaggtgaggagatgCAAAGAGAACCAACACCACCTCCAACAATAGAGGATGAGGGTGAGACTAGTCCCAAGTCCAAAGGTacaaagaagagagggaggaagaggcagagagagggagatgacacagagggaggagtgaagaagaagaggagtgtgaaaaagaaagaggagagctCTGATTTGAATCCCAGCCCATCTCGAAAAGgagggaagaaaaggaaaactaaaggaaagggagaggaagatggagaagatGATGAGAAACAAATCAAGGAACCCAAAAAG GTGCCCCAGGAGAACTTGTTAGGAGAGATAGACGAGGAATTTCTGACGAAGAGAATGTGTCAGAGTCAGCCTGTGAGAGCCAG aggcatgaaaGGTGCTGAGGGTAACTTTGTGAAGATAAATCTGAAGAAGAAATCTCATGTCAAAGGTTACGCACTCAGAGGAATGGCTCTACGCAAACAG TTGTACATGCAGAAGTTCCAGCTGAAAGGTGAACGTTTTGGTGGAGGCGGTGGTTTCTttggcagaggaaggagaggaggctTTAGAGGGGGGCTCAATCGACAGGGTGACACCTGCTACAAGTGCGGAGGAACCGGACACTGGGCCATGGACTGCAAAGGACGAG ctcctccccctcctgttCCCGAGGACGGACCTGTTGAAGAGGAGCCGTTTGAACTTCCAACTCTGGAGGAGGTTGCCCGGGCAACTGGAACACTGCAGCCTCAGCCGCTTT TGTCATCCCCCAGTGTCAGTGAGGAGCAACAGCAACAGAATAATGAAGCGGAGCATAAAGACGACGTGTTGTTGAAAGTGATTCGTCCTGATTACGAGCGACCCGCTCCTCCGCCACCGATGGAACCATTTTATCCCGTCACAGATGATGGAAAAGTTCAGG CAACACCTGCTGATGTGTATGCAGCTCTGAAAGACCTCGGCTATGAGTCATTTCGACCAGGACAGGAGGAGGCCATCATGAGGATCCTGTCAG GTCTCTCTACCCTGGTCGTGTTGTCAACGGGAATGGGTAAATCGTTGTGCTATCAGCTTCCGGCGTACTTGTACGCTCAGAGGTCAAAATGTATCACACTGGTCATCTCACCTCTCGTCTCACTCATGGATGATCAG CTGTCTGGTCTGCCAGCCACGCTGAGGGCAGCCTGCATCCACTCCAACATGACCATGAAACAGAGGGAAGCTGCCATAGAAAAG GTGAAGTCCGGCcaggtgtgtgtgctgctcctctctccgGAGGCTCTGGTTGGTGGAGGTGGCTCAGGTGTAGGGTGTCTGCCCTCTGCTCAGGAGCTCCCTCCTGTGGCCTTTGCCTGTATAGACGAAgctcactgtgtctctgagtggtCACACAACTTCAGACCGTGTTACCTGAGGCTCTGTAAG gtATTAAGGGAGCGTTTGGGAGTGCAGTGCTTGCTGGGACTCACTGCTACGGCCACGCAATCTACTGCTCTGGACATCGCTCAGCATCTGGACATCACCGATCAAGAAGGCATCGCAGTTCGATCTGCAGCAGTGCCTCCCAAcctgtatctgtctgtgtccATGGATAGAGAGAAGGATCAG gcTTTAGTGTCCTTGTTAAAAGGCGACCGCTTTGGTTGTCTGGACTCCATCATTGTCTACTGCaccaggagagaggagactgcTCGTGTGTCAGCGCTGCTCAGGACCTGCCTGCAGGGGGTGCtggtgaaagaaaacaaacaaaacaacagcagccaGACACAAAACAGCTCCTcagcacagaggaagaaagacctGG CAAGGAAGAAGATACGTAAGCCACTGAAGTGGCAGGCTGAGACGTACCACGCCGGCCTGACAGCGTCCGAGCGCCGTCGTGTCCAGAACAACTTCATGTGCGGGGAGCTTAGAATAGTGGTGGCCACTGTGGCTTTTGGCATGGGCCTCGACAAATCTGATGTTCGTGGTATCATCCACTTCAACATGCCAAAG AGCTTTGAGAGCTACGTTCAGGAAATTGGGAGGGCAGGGAGAGACGGAGAAGCGGCCCATTGTCACCTCTTCCTGGACCCTGAG GGTGGAGACCTCCATGAGCTTCGTCGTCACATCTATGCAGACACAGTGGACCACTACACAGTGAAGAGGCTGGTCCAGAAAGTTTTCCctccatgtaaatgtaaacagataCACCAGAAACAACAGGAGCTCGTCAAG GACATTGAGGACACTGAGCTGTTGGAGATGATGGATGTGTGTGATCAGGAGATCCTCATGAACCCTCCTACTCAGCAGGACGTAGAAGACGCAGACAAAccaaaacctgctgctgcacag GAGACGTCACATCCCGGTCCGTTACCAACCCAGGAAGACGGAGATGAAGGAAAGGTAAAAGAGGAGAGCAAAGAGGAGCAGGCAGTAAAAGATGAGGGAGCTGATGgtttgtgtgtggaggtgaaggcAGCCGGAGATTTGCTGAAAGACgacagagaagagagcagtGATTGGCCCCGAGAGCGAGTGTGTCACACGCACGAGAGAGCGATTCCCATCCAACAGACTGTGGAGGCTCTGGACATCACAGAGGAAG GTGTGGAAACTCTGCTCTGTTATCTGGAGCTGCATCCTCAGCGCTTCGTCGAACTTCTTCACCCCaccatgtctgtgtgtaaagTCAGCTGCTATGATGGACCGAGACAGCTCCagaaaatcacaaaaat CTGCCCTCCCGTCGCTGTGGTCCTGGCTAGAAGGCGAATGGCGGGCGAGAAAGTGGAATCCTGTGATCAGCTGGAGTTTGACGTCGTCGAGGTTGCGGACACTATGGGATGGCAGCTTCCTATTGTAAAGAGGGGACTCAGACAGCTGCAGTGGAGCACCGGCAGAG CTGGCGGGCGTAGCGGCATCCAAGTTGAATtctcctctccgtctttctACTTCCGCTCCTTCGGTGACCTGAGCGACGAGGAGATGGACAGAGTTTGTCGGTTCCTCCATAATCGGGTGCAGGACCAAGAGAGGACACAGCTCTACCAGCTGACCGCCTGTTTTAAGGCCTTCAAGAG TGTTGCCTTCCAGAGTGTCTTGTCCTGTGTCCATGACTTGGATGCGTCCCGCAGTCTGCAGCTGAAAAACCTTCTCTCTGAATACTTTGACAAGCGGCGAGACAGAGAGCACACACTCAAAACAATGGAGCTTGAGGAGCTTgacaaatataaa CTGTTGGACTTTGAAAATCAGATCCGAGCGGACATCAGAAGTTTTCTCTCAAACCGGAGCGACGAGAAGTTTTCTGGAAGAGCTGTTGCCAGAATCCTCCACGGCATAG GCAGTCCGTGCTATCCTGCCCTGACCTACGGCCGAGACAGACGCTACTGGAGGAAGTACATTCAGTTCGACTTTAACCAGCTCATCAGACTGGCCACTCAGGAAATCATATACTTCAAGTAA